A region of uncultured Carboxylicivirga sp. DNA encodes the following proteins:
- a CDS encoding MG2 domain-containing protein yields the protein MYQSGPNVFISKRYISVLFFFHVAFFITAQSWESDIVKKLSLHQAVNHNEKIFVQTDRPAYLPGETVWFSAFVMNAASQKLNLTEVVLHVELLKPDQSISSKDMFKIEEGKVSGQIDLRYGVKPGKYYLVAYTNWMRNAGSAYYFSKEIIIVGSRSNVSADSNVLSSSVMDDGSQVELEKTESKFNIKFYPEGGELIAGVNTKVAFEVVDELGLPIDFMGMVEDETGQIVAAAKTLWRGKGFFMLNPQPGKKYFIRQTGEIETLNKEPLPEALTSGLTMAVTDKGKNKPVQIMISRIGALTSDSTAFLLATQNGQPKNAMKIDLTERESVAVLLEKTEFNNGIVQLTLFDCNKLPKAERLLFVKKDDALNIALREVKLPASGRDAVEMELQVTNADGLPVEGNFTVSATDAERVPDQSYQSPNIMQYLSLYSDLPDLKVNESVLFEDSGEGNFKSELLMLTNGWRRYKWEEVITDTIAIPEYLEEPGIYVKGKVRSLWGKDKVPEGAEVTMVAGSVFDSYNEKVNKNGEFTFIMSDFYDSKRVVVQTKNKKDAKRDYKIDIQTSYQPQPADQFSYLTNAYCSDSNAETINIEDIRLTRDLLEKELARVVIEDTFVVTTDVAIDEVDVKAESKKSAKGIMNQKYGAPDYSVGETKIGELMGEMPWYDGIFSLLYEAFPELRITTSNVGVDGSSVELTSNGMEIVEYSSTTTVSFQLIGKRRHRFFVYVDGKMVGASNTKGIMSGMLGTYSIDDLVTLDPMEVKSVDLVFPDTPNAKALLTGDAEFFNNEDIDWTTLEGQIEYTVKGTEEVSTPVAILSIYTQAGGGLYSTIAYKGISNVTLHGFKRVKEFYHFDYSTSIKDSILSDERNTLAWFPDVETDINGKAPLKFYASDVSNKIRLEINGVSDKGEVGSLLYYTPDSLFTSQQTLEPKRELINQQPFDPLYKAHLFLPDRTPVSYAKISTDQNDWSAFTSADGLFPVEENIIHPTSTIKIEKAGFKSLKCTYQDLLDTDKTLEKEEIIHSSDDALEIIKKLYRSRFKNRNSKKIYFKGAYREKIFDNTYLHSLKDLGFIQMWPNMAEEAIPIETNITGRQEYHSIDYSRKINFTPLKRNDVIPQLDPVWFLESFLDLNFQKAYEYILVGETQFQGRRMYRIHFDQYNDVNYAFYQGELLIDAETYGLAWASWRFSDKAKKYIMPDMYLVSARSSENFEVVREQREMTWKFNGETWDPDFSIYNVSFYRNGELKKIEQETVWKPISQDEFKVFKDKLPKKWNQINETKKEVEYSPAQWRNNQLLPPDLSIINQIKFLNEVTRFVEETK from the coding sequence ATGTACCAATCGGGCCCTAATGTTTTTATTAGTAAAAGGTATATCTCAGTCTTATTCTTCTTTCATGTTGCCTTTTTTATTACAGCCCAATCGTGGGAATCAGATATTGTAAAAAAACTTTCCCTTCATCAGGCTGTTAATCATAACGAAAAAATATTTGTACAAACCGACCGGCCCGCTTATTTACCTGGCGAAACCGTTTGGTTCAGTGCATTTGTCATGAACGCTGCATCGCAAAAATTAAATCTTACCGAAGTTGTATTGCATGTTGAGTTGCTTAAACCTGATCAATCGATTTCCTCAAAGGATATGTTTAAAATTGAGGAAGGTAAAGTATCTGGCCAAATTGATTTAAGATATGGAGTTAAGCCAGGTAAATATTATTTGGTAGCATATACTAATTGGATGCGTAATGCCGGGAGTGCATATTATTTTTCGAAAGAAATAATCATTGTTGGCTCCAGATCAAATGTATCTGCCGATTCTAATGTATTGTCATCGAGTGTGATGGATGATGGATCGCAAGTAGAGCTTGAAAAAACTGAATCAAAGTTTAATATTAAATTTTATCCCGAGGGAGGTGAATTGATTGCTGGTGTCAATACAAAAGTTGCATTTGAGGTAGTAGATGAATTAGGTTTACCTATTGATTTTATGGGTATGGTAGAAGATGAAACCGGGCAGATTGTTGCTGCAGCAAAGACCTTATGGCGAGGGAAAGGTTTTTTTATGCTTAATCCTCAACCTGGTAAAAAGTATTTTATAAGGCAAACCGGCGAAATCGAAACCTTAAATAAAGAACCATTACCTGAGGCTCTTACGTCAGGTTTAACCATGGCTGTTACAGATAAAGGTAAGAACAAGCCTGTACAAATAATGATATCCAGAATTGGTGCACTCACCTCGGATAGTACTGCTTTTCTTTTGGCAACTCAAAATGGTCAACCCAAGAATGCCATGAAGATAGATTTGACAGAAAGAGAGTCTGTTGCTGTTTTATTGGAGAAAACAGAATTTAATAATGGTATTGTTCAGCTTACTTTATTTGATTGTAATAAACTACCAAAGGCAGAACGATTATTGTTTGTTAAGAAGGATGATGCACTAAATATTGCACTTCGAGAAGTTAAGTTGCCTGCTTCTGGCAGGGATGCTGTTGAGATGGAACTTCAAGTTACAAATGCTGATGGCCTGCCGGTTGAAGGAAACTTTACTGTTTCGGCAACCGATGCTGAAAGAGTTCCTGATCAAAGTTATCAATCACCAAATATCATGCAATATCTTTCATTGTATTCCGATTTGCCAGATTTGAAAGTGAATGAATCGGTGCTTTTCGAAGATTCTGGTGAAGGTAATTTTAAGTCGGAATTATTAATGTTGACAAATGGATGGCGAAGATATAAATGGGAAGAGGTTATAACTGATACCATTGCTATTCCTGAGTATCTTGAAGAGCCTGGTATATATGTGAAAGGCAAAGTTCGATCGTTATGGGGGAAAGATAAAGTGCCGGAAGGTGCCGAAGTAACCATGGTTGCAGGTAGTGTTTTTGATAGCTATAATGAGAAAGTGAATAAAAATGGTGAGTTTACCTTTATAATGAGCGATTTCTATGATAGCAAAAGGGTTGTTGTACAAACAAAAAATAAAAAGGACGCAAAAAGAGATTATAAGATAGATATTCAAACCAGCTATCAGCCACAACCTGCAGATCAGTTCAGTTATCTCACCAATGCTTATTGTTCTGATTCTAATGCAGAAACAATTAATATTGAAGATATACGATTAACAAGAGACTTGCTGGAAAAGGAATTAGCAAGAGTTGTGATTGAAGACACCTTTGTGGTAACTACAGATGTAGCCATTGATGAGGTTGATGTGAAGGCAGAAAGCAAGAAGTCGGCAAAGGGAATTATGAATCAGAAATATGGTGCACCAGATTATTCAGTTGGAGAAACCAAAATAGGTGAATTAATGGGAGAGATGCCTTGGTATGATGGCATATTCAGCTTGCTCTATGAAGCATTTCCTGAACTGCGAATAACAACATCGAATGTTGGTGTTGACGGAAGCTCTGTTGAGTTAACAAGTAATGGAATGGAAATAGTGGAGTATTCCTCTACAACGACGGTTAGTTTTCAACTGATTGGAAAAAGAAGACATCGTTTCTTTGTTTATGTCGATGGCAAAATGGTTGGAGCTTCGAATACCAAGGGTATAATGAGTGGGATGTTAGGAACATATTCTATTGATGATTTGGTAACGCTGGATCCCATGGAAGTTAAATCAGTTGATTTAGTCTTTCCGGATACTCCCAATGCAAAGGCTTTGTTAACGGGTGATGCTGAGTTTTTTAATAATGAAGATATCGATTGGACAACGCTTGAAGGTCAGATAGAATATACCGTTAAGGGTACTGAAGAAGTTTCAACGCCGGTGGCGATTCTTTCGATTTATACTCAGGCTGGTGGTGGTCTTTATAGTACCATTGCCTACAAAGGTATTTCTAATGTTACATTACACGGATTTAAGAGAGTAAAAGAATTTTATCATTTCGATTACTCAACAAGCATTAAGGATAGTATACTTTCTGATGAAAGAAACACCTTAGCCTGGTTTCCTGATGTGGAAACTGACATTAATGGTAAAGCTCCACTGAAGTTTTATGCTTCAGATGTGTCCAATAAAATAAGGTTGGAAATCAATGGTGTGTCAGATAAAGGTGAGGTTGGTAGTTTACTCTATTATACACCAGATTCTCTGTTTACTTCTCAACAAACGTTGGAACCTAAAAGGGAACTGATAAATCAGCAACCGTTTGATCCACTATATAAGGCTCATCTGTTCTTACCCGACAGAACCCCGGTATCTTATGCGAAAATAAGCACGGATCAGAATGATTGGAGCGCATTTACCTCAGCTGATGGTTTGTTTCCTGTTGAGGAAAATATAATTCATCCAACCAGTACTATAAAGATTGAGAAAGCAGGATTCAAGTCTTTAAAATGTACTTATCAGGATTTGTTGGATACTGATAAAACCCTTGAAAAAGAAGAGATTATACATTCATCAGATGATGCATTAGAAATTATTAAAAAGCTCTATCGGAGTCGATTTAAAAACAGAAACTCGAAGAAGATATACTTCAAAGGTGCCTATCGTGAGAAAATCTTCGATAATACTTATTTGCATAGTTTAAAAGATTTAGGTTTTATACAAATGTGGCCGAATATGGCTGAAGAAGCTATTCCGATAGAGACAAATATTACAGGCAGGCAAGAATATCATTCAATCGATTATAGTAGAAAAATTAACTTCACGCCTCTTAAACGGAATGATGTAATTCCTCAATTAGATCCTGTTTGGTTTTTGGAGTCTTTTCTCGATCTTAATTTTCAGAAGGCGTATGAATATATTCTTGTTGGAGAAACACAATTTCAAGGGCGCAGAATGTATCGTATTCATTTCGATCAGTATAATGATGTCAACTATGCTTTTTATCAGGGTGAATTATTGATAGATGCGGAGACATATGGTCTAGCATGGGCTTCGTGGCGCTTTAGTGATAAAGCTAAAAAATACATTATGCCTGATATGTATCTTGTGAGTGCACGGAGCAGTGAAAATTTTGAAGTGGTAAGAGAACAACGTGAGATGACCTGGAAGTTTAATGGAGAAACATGGGATCCGGACTTTAGCATTTATAATGTTTCTTTCTATCGGAATGGAGAACTTAAAAAGATTGAACAGGAAACGGTTTGGAAACCAATTTCTCAGGATGAATTTAAAGTGTTTAAGGATAAATTGCCAAAGAAGTGGAATCAGATAAACGAAACGAAAAAAGAAGTCGAATATAGCCCGGCTCAATGGAGGAATAATCAGCTTTTACCGCCAGACTTGAGTATTATCAATCAAATTAAATTTTTAAATGAGGTAACCAGGTTTGTTGAGGAGACCAAATAA
- a CDS encoding FKBP-type peptidyl-prolyl cis-trans isomerase → MKKFGLVKRSLGVFLLAITALSCIKENDVTETYDALKQLEIDQAIIADYIADNGIDATEIIYNGTASGVYYYNHEIADESDTEKPTSTSEVTVAYKGYLLDGTVFDSTDEGESISFILSGLIAGWQIGIPVMSKGDKLTLIIPSPYGYGPYAAGVIPANSVLIFDIELIDFTN, encoded by the coding sequence ATGAAAAAGTTTGGTTTGGTAAAAAGATCGCTGGGAGTGTTTTTATTGGCAATTACTGCATTAAGTTGTATCAAAGAAAATGATGTGACTGAAACGTATGATGCCTTGAAGCAATTAGAAATTGATCAGGCAATAATAGCAGATTATATTGCAGATAATGGAATAGATGCAACCGAAATTATTTACAATGGAACAGCCTCGGGGGTTTATTATTATAATCATGAGATAGCGGATGAGTCAGATACAGAAAAACCTACCAGTACATCTGAAGTCACTGTTGCATATAAAGGTTATCTGTTGGATGGAACCGTGTTTGACAGTACCGATGAAGGTGAATCTATTTCTTTTATTCTTAGTGGTTTAATTGCTGGCTGGCAAATTGGTATTCCAGTTATGAGTAAAGGAGATAAATTAACATTGATTATTCCTTCGCCATACGGTTATGGTCCTTATGCTGCAGGGGTAATACCCGCTAATTCTGTTTTAATATTTGATATTGAACTAATTGATTTTACAAATTAG
- a CDS encoding transglutaminase-like domain-containing protein gives MRQLILIIFLLPILVHCTHQDSKVIIKSTTDLLDIKDGNRLIRQNWRISPQIKPDIFKTSSKEVTFYTDLDSATFKVGPGKDSVDFIIVLNDKDTAFTRIKYVLPYLDKLKAAAEYSFVDTIDLPAFTYQSESDSVLVNLRKHYNLDSIAGRGSEVNRMINLMYWVHNEVRHEGSSYNPDSKNAIDLINTCESEERGVNCRMMATILNECYLAMGYPSRYITCMPKEEEFDDCHVINMVYSTQLDKWIWMDPTFAAYVMDEKGELLGIEEVRERLIKDQPLILNPDANWNNQVTQTKDYYLEKYMTKNLYRFSVHVNSRYNSETRGVYPTIEYIELLPENIDWKVEPITVWTNEVTLVKHTTYRISDPTQFWQAPL, from the coding sequence ATGAGACAATTAATTTTAATTATTTTCCTATTACCTATCCTGGTTCATTGTACACATCAGGATTCAAAGGTTATAATCAAATCTACCACTGATTTATTAGATATAAAAGATGGTAACCGACTTATCAGGCAAAACTGGAGAATCAGTCCACAGATCAAGCCTGACATCTTTAAAACAAGCTCAAAGGAAGTTACCTTTTACACCGACCTTGATTCAGCAACGTTTAAGGTTGGACCGGGTAAAGACAGTGTTGATTTTATTATTGTATTAAATGATAAGGATACAGCATTTACAAGAATCAAGTATGTTTTGCCTTATCTCGATAAGCTCAAAGCTGCGGCTGAATATAGTTTTGTGGATACGATTGATCTTCCCGCTTTTACTTATCAATCCGAGAGTGATTCAGTTCTGGTAAATCTTCGCAAACATTATAATCTGGATTCCATTGCTGGACGGGGAAGCGAAGTAAACCGAATGATTAATCTTATGTATTGGGTTCATAACGAAGTAAGGCACGAAGGAAGTAGTTATAATCCGGATAGTAAAAATGCGATCGATTTAATTAACACATGTGAGTCGGAGGAAAGAGGCGTTAATTGCCGAATGATGGCCACAATCCTAAACGAGTGTTATTTGGCAATGGGTTATCCATCCCGATACATAACCTGTATGCCCAAAGAAGAAGAATTTGATGACTGCCATGTGATTAATATGGTTTATTCAACTCAGTTAGATAAATGGATTTGGATGGATCCAACATTTGCTGCCTATGTAATGGATGAAAAAGGTGAATTGTTGGGCATTGAAGAGGTAAGAGAACGACTGATTAAGGATCAACCTTTAATCTTGAATCCTGATGCGAACTGGAATAATCAGGTAACACAAACCAAGGATTATTACCTAGAAAAATACATGACTAAGAATTTGTATCGTTTTAGTGTTCATGTTAATAGCAGGTATAATTCCGAAACCAGAGGTGTTTATCCAACCATTGAATATATTGAGTTATTACCTGAGAATATTGACTGGAAGGTGGAGCCTATTACAGTTTGGACAAATGAGGTAACACTTGTGAAACATACTACTTACCGGATTAGTGATCCCACTCAATTCTGGCAAGCACCCTTATAA
- a CDS encoding DUF4932 domain-containing protein has translation MNKTLIALFCSVFLFTNLLFVKAGQKTIVATHQVNGLSISIDSRQELISIVQYLGDYFRLNKFNLEYKKSIDQYFEKYKDHEAVLFVKELSQKGFTYDAPPATMLYLSDELNVDKEIPEYLLRRIGGEEQLKKFVSLLAQFVEDTHFNEFIESHQSFYKGLVDNMATQLIDFNEIENIEKFYGKKQNTYNIILSCLNSGNYGPGVSVKGKLDIYNIMSPRKEENGQPVFGQINDIEYLVWHEFGHSYVNYLTEENNDLVEGYKQLLNPIKDQMKKQAYGSWTTVVNEQVIRAVTTFLAKQKYGNEIAEKVMYKEVGRGFIYTEPMMKALEIYSNNRSKYSTFADYYPTLIKTAFDDAKTNDYTVQFMISINQTFANVDYIVVSEKEDGNEGEILNYVIMVRDKFMKDKQIITDKEALDMDISQYSFMIYGTEKNNLLLKKFKTTLPIITSESSIKADKEYELSDGKAIFNMQNPANPEKYLLIYTAQKSDGIVNINNVFHGPTNYVVFRDRNNVLKSGTLVKVKEGWKCL, from the coding sequence ATGAACAAAACATTAATTGCACTATTTTGTAGTGTTTTCTTATTTACGAATTTATTATTTGTAAAAGCAGGTCAAAAAACAATTGTTGCAACCCACCAGGTAAATGGCCTTTCAATTTCCATTGACAGCCGCCAGGAGTTAATAAGTATTGTGCAATATCTAGGTGATTACTTTCGTCTTAATAAGTTTAATCTCGAATACAAAAAATCCATCGATCAATACTTTGAGAAATATAAAGATCATGAAGCTGTTTTGTTTGTGAAAGAGCTTTCGCAAAAAGGTTTTACTTATGATGCTCCGCCGGCTACGATGCTTTACCTGTCTGATGAATTGAATGTTGATAAGGAAATTCCTGAATATCTGTTGCGTCGCATTGGAGGGGAGGAGCAACTAAAGAAATTTGTTTCGCTTTTAGCACAGTTTGTTGAGGATACTCATTTTAATGAATTCATTGAGTCACATCAATCATTCTATAAAGGTTTGGTCGATAATATGGCTACTCAATTAATCGATTTTAATGAGATAGAAAACATCGAAAAGTTCTATGGTAAAAAGCAAAATACCTATAATATTATCTTATCATGTTTAAATAGTGGTAATTATGGTCCAGGTGTAAGTGTTAAAGGTAAGCTTGATATTTACAATATCATGTCGCCCAGAAAAGAAGAAAACGGACAGCCCGTTTTTGGACAGATAAATGATATTGAGTATTTGGTTTGGCATGAATTCGGTCATTCATATGTGAATTATCTGACTGAGGAAAACAATGATTTGGTTGAAGGATACAAACAGTTATTGAATCCCATTAAGGATCAAATGAAAAAACAGGCCTATGGCAGTTGGACTACTGTTGTAAATGAGCAGGTGATTAGGGCGGTAACGACCTTTTTAGCGAAACAGAAATATGGAAATGAGATTGCTGAAAAAGTTATGTATAAAGAGGTTGGCAGAGGTTTTATTTATACCGAGCCAATGATGAAAGCCCTGGAGATATACAGTAATAACAGAAGCAAGTACTCAACATTTGCCGATTATTATCCAACTCTTATCAAGACTGCCTTTGATGATGCAAAAACAAACGACTATACTGTACAATTTATGATTAGCATCAATCAAACTTTTGCCAATGTTGATTACATTGTTGTTTCGGAAAAAGAAGATGGTAATGAAGGTGAGATTTTGAATTATGTTATAATGGTTAGAGATAAGTTTATGAAGGATAAGCAAATTATTACTGATAAAGAGGCGCTTGATATGGATATAAGTCAATATTCTTTCATGATTTATGGAACTGAAAAGAATAATTTGTTATTGAAAAAGTTTAAAACTACTCTTCCGATTATAACTTCAGAATCTTCAATCAAAGCTGATAAAGAATATGAACTTAGCGATGGTAAAGCAATATTTAATATGCAAAATCCAGCTAATCCTGAAAAGTATTTATTGATATACACAGCCCAGAAATCGGATGGAATAGTAAATATTAACAATGTTTTTCATGGACCTACAAACTATGTCGTTTTCAGAGATCGTAATAATGTATTAAAATCCGGCACGTTAGTGAAAGTAAAAGAAGGATGGAAGTGTTTGTAA
- a CDS encoding hybrid sensor histidine kinase/response regulator — protein MESKQEAIGKILIVDDNLINIQILGNLLEAEGYSTEFAFNGIDALSWIEHESFDLLLLDVMMPGMDGFEVCSRIRENNQFDDLPIIFLTAKTDSESTAKGFLLKAQDYVYKPFEVNELLARIATHIELKKRRDQLLTLNVMLEEKVEQRTIELIHTQKQLERANNELLQLDDAKNKFLSIIGHEIRTPLNGIIGSTEILKNLIDDENLIMSLEILELSVDRLQQFSYDALLISSIKTGRYQTKIELIDIGQVLKNICVNLESKFPLKHIHWEIENNFKNNQFCADQKLIKEVLKRVIENAIVYSNDNPIIKFESRRRANTLELVISDNGEGFTKEMLDNDVSLLNPSKTHIDQNIGLDLYLSKLIMEFLNGNLEYGNTNDGAYVLLKMTNCKD, from the coding sequence ATGGAATCTAAACAAGAAGCAATTGGGAAAATTCTAATTGTTGATGATAACTTAATAAATATTCAGATTTTAGGAAACTTGCTAGAAGCTGAAGGATATAGCACTGAGTTTGCCTTTAATGGAATTGATGCGTTAAGTTGGATTGAACATGAAAGTTTTGATTTGCTATTATTAGATGTTATGATGCCAGGGATGGATGGTTTTGAAGTATGTTCAAGAATAAGAGAAAATAATCAGTTTGATGATCTTCCAATTATTTTTCTTACAGCAAAAACGGATAGTGAAAGCACCGCAAAGGGCTTTCTTTTAAAAGCACAAGATTATGTGTATAAGCCCTTTGAGGTTAATGAATTATTGGCTAGAATTGCCACCCATATTGAACTAAAAAAAAGAAGAGATCAGCTTTTGACGCTTAATGTTATGCTGGAAGAAAAAGTTGAGCAGAGAACAATAGAACTTATTCATACTCAAAAACAATTAGAAAGAGCCAATAATGAACTTCTACAGCTCGATGATGCAAAAAACAAATTTCTAAGCATTATTGGTCATGAAATTAGAACACCTTTGAATGGAATAATTGGTTCAACTGAAATTTTAAAAAATCTGATTGATGATGAAAACCTTATTATGTCTCTTGAAATACTTGAATTGTCAGTTGATAGATTGCAACAGTTTTCTTATGATGCATTGTTGATATCATCAATTAAAACGGGAAGATATCAAACAAAAATTGAACTGATTGATATTGGCCAAGTCCTAAAAAATATATGTGTTAACTTGGAAAGTAAATTTCCACTAAAGCATATTCATTGGGAGATAGAAAATAATTTTAAAAATAATCAGTTTTGTGCCGATCAAAAATTGATAAAAGAGGTTTTAAAGAGGGTTATTGAAAATGCCATAGTATACTCTAATGATAATCCAATTATTAAATTTGAATCAAGAAGAAGGGCTAACACTTTGGAACTTGTTATTAGTGATAATGGGGAAGGTTTTACAAAGGAAATGCTTGATAATGATGTGTCATTATTAAATCCGAGTAAGACACATATCGACCAAAATATAGGTTTAGATCTTTATTTGTCTAAATTAATTATGGAATTTTTAAATGGCAATTTGGAATATGGCAATACTAATGATGGGGCCTATGTGTTATTAAAAATGACAAATTGTAAAGATTAA
- a CDS encoding carboxypeptidase-like regulatory domain-containing protein, with protein MKEFLLIVSLLFGVLLQVEAYTISGEVRDSLTNQPVEFANIYIDGTTIGTITGEDGQFELTYDMDYSQIVISHISYESRIVDIDSKKEQYLSIRLNPKKIDIQQVTVESINLRAANMEYFKKVFLGVDKWGKKAQILNDSVLYFDVQYAEKFFIPGKGPYEKFIATATEPLKILLPDLGYELRYDLVTFREQFNTDIRRNSIRIVGYSFFKELEINSERKEKKYLKNRKEAYYNSTMHFVRSMYENTLRMNGFLILETDTVSNPEGPQYKTFELSTCGCADFMMHEAWLSGLKGKEYEILYFYRGKEPLNLLLRKINFKDPRIKNSRCYMMKDICVIRKDGSLPGGEIIFDGDIINKRMGAALPLDIKFEN; from the coding sequence ATGAAAGAATTTCTCCTTATCGTTTCCCTATTATTTGGTGTGTTGTTGCAAGTTGAAGCATATACCATATCTGGTGAAGTAAGAGATTCGTTGACCAATCAACCAGTTGAATTTGCCAATATTTATATTGATGGAACCACTATAGGTACGATCACTGGTGAGGATGGACAATTTGAATTAACTTATGATATGGATTACTCTCAAATAGTAATCAGTCATATCAGTTATGAGAGTAGAATTGTAGATATTGATAGTAAAAAAGAACAGTATTTGTCAATTCGTTTAAATCCTAAAAAGATAGATATTCAGCAAGTAACGGTAGAAAGCATTAATCTTAGGGCTGCCAATATGGAATATTTTAAGAAAGTATTTCTGGGTGTTGATAAATGGGGTAAAAAGGCTCAAATACTAAATGATAGTGTTCTGTATTTTGATGTTCAATATGCTGAAAAATTCTTTATTCCCGGCAAAGGACCCTATGAGAAATTTATTGCCACGGCAACTGAACCACTGAAAATTCTTTTACCTGATTTAGGATATGAGTTGCGCTACGATCTGGTAACTTTTCGTGAACAGTTTAATACTGATATTCGGCGTAACTCAATTCGAATAGTAGGTTACTCGTTTTTTAAAGAGTTGGAAATTAATTCAGAACGAAAAGAAAAGAAGTATTTAAAAAACAGGAAAGAGGCATATTACAATTCAACCATGCATTTTGTGCGCTCTATGTACGAGAATACATTAAGAATGAATGGATTTTTAATTCTTGAAACAGATACAGTTTCGAATCCTGAAGGTCCGCAATATAAAACTTTTGAATTATCGACTTGTGGTTGTGCTGATTTTATGATGCATGAAGCATGGTTAAGCGGTTTAAAAGGGAAGGAATATGAAATACTCTATTTCTACAGGGGAAAAGAACCTCTAAATCTGCTCTTAAGGAAGATTAACTTTAAAGATCCCAGAATAAAAAACTCAAGATGTTATATGATGAAAGATATTTGTGTGATTAGGAAGGATGGATCTTTGCCTGGCGGAGAAATAATATTTGATGGAGATATCATTAATAAAAGAATGGGAGCAGCCTTGCCTCTTGATATAAAGTTCGAAAACTAA